A window of Ruminiclostridium herbifermentans genomic DNA:
ACTTTTTGCTAATTTATGTGTACCCCTTCAATATTAATATCACCAACCATATGGGGAGAATAATATATAAGTTCTAGTTAAATTTTAGTTAAAAAAACCTAGAGACGGTAATGCCTCTAGGTTTTTTTATTTCAAGATTATAATCTTTCTTTAATCTTAGCAGCTTTACCAACTCTATCACGTAGATAGTATAGTTTAGCTCTTCTAACAACACCTTTTCTAACTAGTTCAATATGATCAATTCTTGGTGAATTAACTGGGAAAATTCTTTCAACACCAACACCATAAGATACTCTTCTTACTGTAAAAGTTTCCTTTAAGCCAGAACCTTTTTTAGAAATAACAGTTCCTTCGAATACCTGTATTCTTTCCCTATTTCCTTCTATGATCTTTGCATGAACTTTGATGTAATCACCAATTTCCAATTTGGGGATATCAGATCTTATTTGTTCACTTTCAATAGACTTTATTATATCCATCTTTATTCCTCCTCCCTCTCCTAGATGTTCGTGCAACAATAGTGCAGAGGACCATCCGTATTACACACAAAGAATATTATAGCACAACAAATTCAAAAATGTAAAGTATTCTATAAATTTTTTTTGTGAGTTCTCTCATATACTTCATACATATCTGGTCTTTTTTGTTTTGTTCTTTCTATGGATTGTTGTGTTCTCCATTTTTCTATATTAGCATGATGTCCTGATAACAGTATGTCAGGAACTTTTTTTCCATTATAATCGGCAGGTCTTGTATACTGAGGATACTCAAGCAATCCATTAAAATGCGATTCCTCACTATA
This region includes:
- the rplS gene encoding 50S ribosomal protein L19 — its product is MDIIKSIESEQIRSDIPKLEIGDYIKVHAKIIEGNRERIQVFEGTVISKKGSGLKETFTVRRVSYGVGVERIFPVNSPRIDHIELVRKGVVRRAKLYYLRDRVGKAAKIKERL